A single window of Rhodococcus jostii RHA1 DNA harbors:
- the bphC gene encoding biphenyl-2,3-diol 1,2-dioxygenase, with product MTDIKGLGYVKIQTNDLERWRTFAFDVLGFAEGSGPDEDALYLRMDERAARIVIVPGETDEVVTIGWEVRDHAGLVRVQEAVEGAGIAVKPLSVEEADARRVEEVVTFQDPTGVTIEIFHGAVLDHSPVVTPFGAKFVTGAQGLGHVVLPVMDFSGAFDFYTEVLGFLPRGAFRIPAPPEFGPMRVRFLGVNERHHSLALCPAPHGGAPGLVHIMVEVDTLDAVGQALDRVVKDGFSVSSTLGRHTNDKMVSFYVRAPGGWDIEFGTEGMKVDEKYYSAEEITADSYWGHDWSGSEPLAAM from the coding sequence ATGACAGACATCAAGGGGCTTGGCTACGTCAAGATCCAGACCAACGACCTGGAGCGGTGGCGCACGTTCGCGTTCGACGTGCTCGGATTCGCCGAGGGATCGGGCCCGGACGAGGACGCCCTGTACCTCCGCATGGACGAGCGTGCGGCCCGCATCGTGATCGTGCCGGGTGAGACGGACGAGGTCGTCACCATCGGGTGGGAGGTCCGCGATCATGCGGGCCTGGTCCGCGTCCAGGAGGCGGTCGAGGGTGCCGGGATCGCCGTCAAACCGTTGTCGGTGGAAGAGGCCGATGCCCGCCGCGTCGAAGAGGTCGTCACGTTCCAGGATCCGACCGGTGTGACGATCGAGATCTTCCATGGCGCCGTACTCGACCACAGTCCGGTGGTGACCCCGTTCGGTGCGAAGTTCGTGACGGGGGCGCAGGGTCTCGGCCACGTGGTGCTGCCGGTGATGGATTTCAGCGGGGCGTTCGACTTCTACACCGAGGTGCTCGGCTTCCTGCCCCGCGGCGCCTTCCGCATCCCGGCACCGCCGGAGTTCGGTCCGATGCGGGTGCGCTTCCTGGGTGTCAACGAGCGGCATCACAGCCTGGCGCTGTGCCCCGCACCGCACGGCGGGGCGCCGGGACTGGTGCACATCATGGTGGAGGTCGACACGCTCGACGCCGTCGGGCAGGCGCTCGACCGCGTCGTCAAGGACGGGTTCTCCGTCTCCTCGACCCTCGGCCGCCACACGAACGACAAGATGGTGTCGTTCTACGTGCGTGCCCCCGGCGGCTGGGACATCGAGTTCGGCACCGAGGGTATGAAGGTGGACGAGAAGTACTACTCCGCGGAGGAGATCACCGCCGACAGCTACTGGGGCCACGACTGGTCCGGAAGCGAGCCGCTGGCGGCCATGTAA
- a CDS encoding acyl-CoA dehydrogenase family protein: protein MTHEVLDNIMAIADQLRDQAPEAERIGRLPDDTAKKLREAGPIKLLQPGKFGGYEAHPREFAETVMAAASLDPATGWVCGIVGVHPWQLAFADPKVQDEVWAADNDTWMASPYAPTGIATPVDGGYLFTGRWQFSSGTDHCDWIFLGAMLGDKDGAMALPPKMLHMILPRSDYEIVEDSWNVVGLKGTGSKDIIVRNAFVPDYRVMDADEVMNGTTVQKFGRTETLYNMPWSTMFPLGISSAVVGIAEGALAAHLDYQRDRVGAQGTAIKDDPYVLFAVGEAAADINAARQELLANVDRIWDLVESGREVTFEDRAAGRRTQVRAAWRAVTAVDQIFARSGGNALRMDKPLQRYWRDAHAGLAHAIHVPSTVYHASALSSLGLDPADNLKSMI, encoded by the coding sequence ATGACCCACGAGGTTCTCGACAACATCATGGCGATCGCGGATCAGCTCCGCGATCAGGCGCCCGAGGCCGAGCGGATCGGCCGGCTGCCCGACGACACGGCGAAGAAGCTCCGCGAGGCCGGGCCGATCAAGCTCCTCCAGCCCGGCAAGTTCGGCGGCTACGAGGCTCATCCGCGCGAGTTCGCGGAGACGGTGATGGCCGCGGCGTCCCTCGACCCGGCGACCGGTTGGGTGTGCGGCATCGTCGGCGTGCACCCCTGGCAGCTGGCGTTCGCCGACCCGAAGGTGCAGGACGAGGTGTGGGCGGCCGACAACGACACCTGGATGGCCTCGCCGTACGCGCCGACCGGGATCGCGACCCCGGTCGACGGCGGCTACCTCTTCACTGGACGCTGGCAGTTCTCGTCGGGAACCGATCACTGCGACTGGATCTTCCTCGGCGCGATGCTCGGCGACAAGGACGGCGCCATGGCCCTGCCGCCGAAGATGCTGCACATGATCCTGCCGCGCAGCGACTACGAGATCGTCGAGGACTCGTGGAACGTCGTCGGGCTCAAGGGCACCGGTTCCAAGGACATCATCGTCCGGAACGCGTTCGTCCCCGACTACCGGGTGATGGACGCCGACGAGGTCATGAACGGCACCACGGTGCAGAAGTTCGGGCGCACCGAGACGCTGTACAACATGCCGTGGTCGACGATGTTCCCGCTCGGGATCTCCTCCGCCGTGGTGGGAATCGCCGAGGGCGCCTTGGCCGCTCACCTCGACTACCAGCGCGACCGCGTCGGCGCGCAGGGCACCGCGATCAAGGACGACCCCTACGTCCTGTTCGCCGTGGGCGAGGCCGCCGCCGACATCAACGCCGCACGCCAGGAACTGCTCGCCAACGTCGACAGGATCTGGGACCTCGTCGAATCGGGCAGAGAAGTCACGTTCGAGGACCGTGCGGCCGGGCGCCGGACGCAGGTGCGTGCCGCGTGGCGTGCGGTCACCGCCGTCGACCAGATCTTCGCCCGCTCCGGCGGCAACGCGCTACGCATGGACAAGCCGCTGCAGCGGTACTGGCGGGACGCGCACGCCGGCCTGGCGCACGCCATCCACGTGCCTAGCACCGTCTACCACGCCTCGGCGCTCAGCTCCCTCGGCCTCGACCCGGCCGACAACCTCAAGTCGATGATCTGA
- a CDS encoding Rieske 2Fe-2S domain-containing protein, protein MARNSAVDGDEVRMIEVGSAPTRFARGWHCLGLAKTFRDGTPHQIDAFGTSLVVFETSDGTLSVLDAYCRHMGGNLAHGTVKGDSIACPFHDWRWGGNGKCTGIPYARRVPPLARTRAWTTIERNGQLYVWNDPQGNPPPADVTIPEIEGFGSPEWTDWTWNSLLVEGSHCREIVDNVVDMAHFYYVHFSFPRYFKNVFEGHVATQYMQSTPRHDISVGTSYDDPNSTLRSDASYFGPSYMIDKLWSEANGMMIETVLINCHYPVTANSFVLQWGAMVKKPEGLSDEVANGMAAQFAEGVELGFKQDVDIWLNKSRIDNPLLSEEDGPVYQLRRWYQQFYVDVEDITDDMTKRFEFEIDTTRAVQSWEAEVADNLANGVVPLDTNA, encoded by the coding sequence ATGGCGCGCAACAGTGCCGTTGACGGCGACGAAGTCCGGATGATCGAAGTGGGATCGGCACCAACGCGTTTCGCGCGGGGGTGGCATTGCCTGGGTCTGGCGAAGACCTTCAGGGACGGCACCCCGCATCAGATCGATGCGTTCGGGACGTCGCTGGTGGTGTTCGAGACGTCCGACGGGACCCTCAGTGTGCTCGACGCCTACTGCCGCCACATGGGTGGCAACCTGGCGCACGGCACCGTGAAGGGCGACTCCATCGCCTGCCCGTTCCACGACTGGCGCTGGGGCGGCAACGGCAAGTGCACGGGAATCCCGTATGCGCGACGTGTCCCGCCGCTGGCGCGGACCCGGGCCTGGACGACCATCGAGCGCAACGGGCAGCTCTACGTCTGGAACGACCCGCAGGGCAACCCGCCGCCCGCCGACGTGACGATCCCCGAGATCGAGGGATTCGGCTCCCCGGAATGGACCGACTGGACCTGGAATTCGCTGCTCGTCGAGGGCTCGCACTGCCGCGAGATCGTCGACAACGTGGTCGACATGGCGCACTTCTACTACGTCCACTTCTCGTTCCCGCGCTACTTCAAGAACGTCTTCGAAGGGCACGTGGCCACCCAGTACATGCAGTCGACGCCCCGCCACGACATCTCGGTGGGCACCAGTTACGACGACCCCAATTCGACGCTGCGCTCGGACGCGTCGTACTTCGGCCCGTCCTACATGATCGACAAGCTGTGGAGCGAAGCGAACGGCATGATGATCGAGACGGTGCTGATCAACTGCCACTACCCGGTCACCGCGAATTCGTTCGTCCTGCAGTGGGGCGCCATGGTGAAGAAGCCCGAGGGGCTGTCCGACGAGGTGGCGAACGGCATGGCGGCGCAGTTCGCCGAGGGCGTGGAACTCGGATTCAAGCAGGACGTCGACATCTGGCTCAACAAGTCGCGCATCGACAACCCGCTGCTGTCGGAGGAGGACGGGCCGGTGTACCAGCTGCGTCGCTGGTACCAGCAGTTCTACGTGGACGTCGAGGACATCACCGACGACATGACCAAGCGCTTCGAATTCGAGATCGACACCACCAGGGCGGTGCAGAGCTGGGAGGCGGAGGTTGCCGACAACCTCGCCAACGGCGTCGTGCCGCTCGACACCAACGCCTGA
- a CDS encoding flavin-containing monooxygenase — protein MGDVDAVVVGAGFAGLYAVHKLRSLGLTVQGVEAAGGVGGTWFWNRYPGARCDVESVDYSYSFSRELEQEWDWSEKYATQPEILAYINHVADRFDLRDRFLFGTRVTSAELDEESLRWEVRTDRGDVLSARYCIFATGALSTANMPNIAGRESFTGDTHHTGQWPHEGVDFTGRRVGIIGTGSSGIQSIPLIAEQAEHLYVFQRSANYSVPAGNQAWDDEMRRAIKAGYEERRRLSRESGGGSPYNAHPKSALDVSDEERREAYETRWKLGGVLFAKTFPDQTKTEAANATAREFAEEKIRLLVDDPAVADKLIPNDHPIGTKRIVTDTHYFETYNRPNVTLVDLKAAPIESITPSGITTADADYALDTLVFATGFDAMTGALDRMRIVGRGGVPLSEYWSEGPKTYLGLGVPGFPNLFVVTGPGSPSVLANMVLGAEQHVDWIADCIEHLWEKDYDAIEASVPATEQWVEHCRDLAAQTLFPLANSWYMGANIPGKPRVFMPYLGGFGAYGRICADVAEEGFRGFEFSRSRTRLADPVG, from the coding sequence ATCGGCGACGTGGACGCGGTTGTCGTCGGCGCGGGATTCGCGGGACTGTACGCCGTCCACAAGTTGCGGAGCCTGGGTCTGACCGTCCAGGGTGTGGAGGCGGCGGGAGGCGTCGGTGGAACGTGGTTCTGGAACCGCTATCCCGGCGCCCGGTGCGACGTGGAAAGCGTCGACTATTCGTACTCGTTCTCGCGGGAACTCGAGCAGGAGTGGGACTGGAGCGAGAAGTACGCCACCCAGCCCGAGATCCTGGCGTACATCAATCATGTCGCGGACCGGTTCGACCTGCGCGACCGTTTCCTGTTCGGCACCCGGGTGACCTCCGCGGAACTGGACGAGGAGTCGCTGCGGTGGGAGGTACGCACCGACCGCGGCGACGTCCTGTCCGCCCGGTACTGCATCTTCGCGACCGGTGCGCTGTCCACCGCGAACATGCCGAACATCGCCGGCCGTGAATCGTTCACCGGGGACACCCATCACACCGGTCAGTGGCCGCACGAGGGTGTCGACTTCACCGGCAGGCGGGTCGGGATCATCGGCACCGGTTCCTCGGGAATTCAGTCGATTCCCCTCATCGCCGAGCAGGCCGAACACCTGTACGTGTTCCAGCGCAGCGCCAACTACAGCGTCCCGGCGGGCAACCAGGCGTGGGACGACGAGATGCGGCGCGCGATCAAGGCGGGTTACGAGGAGCGCCGGAGGCTGTCCAGGGAAAGCGGTGGCGGCTCGCCGTACAACGCCCACCCGAAGTCGGCGCTGGACGTCTCCGACGAGGAACGTCGCGAGGCCTACGAAACGCGGTGGAAGCTCGGCGGGGTGCTGTTCGCGAAAACCTTTCCGGACCAGACGAAGACCGAGGCCGCGAACGCGACGGCACGCGAGTTCGCCGAGGAAAAGATCCGCCTGCTCGTCGACGACCCCGCCGTCGCGGACAAGCTGATCCCGAACGATCACCCCATCGGGACCAAGCGGATCGTCACCGACACCCACTATTTCGAAACGTACAACCGGCCGAATGTCACCCTGGTGGATCTGAAGGCGGCGCCGATCGAGTCGATCACCCCGTCGGGGATCACCACCGCCGACGCCGACTACGCCCTCGACACGCTGGTGTTCGCCACCGGATTCGATGCCATGACCGGCGCCCTCGACCGCATGCGGATCGTCGGACGCGGCGGTGTGCCGCTTTCCGAGTACTGGAGTGAGGGGCCGAAAACCTATCTCGGTCTGGGTGTTCCGGGGTTCCCGAACCTGTTCGTCGTGACGGGGCCGGGAAGCCCGTCGGTGCTGGCGAACATGGTGCTCGGCGCCGAACAGCACGTCGACTGGATCGCGGACTGCATCGAGCACCTGTGGGAGAAGGACTACGACGCGATCGAGGCGTCCGTCCCCGCCACCGAGCAGTGGGTGGAGCACTGCCGCGACCTTGCCGCGCAGACCCTGTTCCCCTTGGCAAACTCCTGGTACATGGGCGCGAACATCCCGGGCAAGCCCCGCGTGTTCATGCCGTACCTCGGGGGCTTCGGCGCGTACGGGCGGATCTGCGCGGACGTCGCCGAAGAGGGGTTCCGCGGTTTCGAGTTCAGCCGGTCCCGGACGAGGCTGGCCGACCCGGTGGGGTAG
- a CDS encoding RsiV family protein, with protein sequence MSGIRRCSRAAALVAVVLASAACSDQTGTAVSEPSTTTTVTAADTPGTEATTSAGLPYTETELQVTGSTGRVGYDVLIPQIEGGNPAVTAEFNESMRAALQDQIDGWGTDAFTLSSQEHSVAHIGEHVISGLLVTSWNADPPGAHPTPIVATVVVNADTAAPITLGDLFPDLPAGLQTLSDESARLLPTTVAGADFERSGIEPTEANFANWLATPAGMEIHFNDYQVGPHAIGLVTVTVPWDALADVIDPALAPVVSS encoded by the coding sequence ATGAGCGGCATCCGGAGATGTAGTCGGGCAGCGGCGCTCGTTGCGGTCGTCCTCGCCTCGGCCGCCTGCTCCGACCAGACGGGCACCGCGGTGAGCGAGCCGTCGACAACGACGACCGTCACCGCCGCGGACACGCCCGGCACCGAGGCGACCACGTCCGCGGGCCTGCCCTACACGGAGACCGAGTTGCAGGTCACGGGTTCCACCGGCCGCGTCGGCTACGACGTGCTCATCCCACAGATCGAGGGTGGAAATCCGGCCGTCACCGCCGAGTTCAACGAATCGATGCGCGCCGCACTCCAGGACCAGATCGACGGCTGGGGCACCGACGCCTTCACGCTGAGCAGCCAGGAGCACAGCGTCGCGCACATCGGCGAGCACGTGATCAGTGGGCTGCTGGTGACGTCGTGGAACGCGGACCCACCCGGTGCGCATCCGACACCGATCGTCGCGACGGTGGTGGTGAATGCCGATACTGCCGCGCCGATCACGCTCGGCGATCTCTTCCCCGACCTGCCGGCGGGACTGCAGACGCTGTCGGACGAATCCGCGCGCCTGCTCCCCACGACGGTCGCCGGAGCGGACTTCGAGCGCAGCGGCATCGAGCCGACCGAGGCGAACTTCGCGAACTGGCTTGCCACCCCGGCAGGCATGGAGATTCATTTCAACGACTACCAGGTGGGACCGCACGCGATCGGACTCGTCACCGTCACCGTGCCGTGGGACGCCCTGGCCGACGTGATCGACCCCGCTCTCGCTCCCGTCGTGTCGAGCTAG